In one Corynebacterium bovis DSM 20582 = CIP 54.80 genomic region, the following are encoded:
- a CDS encoding mannitol dehydrogenase family protein has translation MTDLTSTDPTGTDLPRLSTAALPRIASDTSATTPTAVPSYDRAATRPGIVHIGVGGFHRAHQAMYLDRLMTRGRALDWAVTGLGVMPSDVRMRDALTGQDHLYTLTTKAPDGTEDRRVIGSITGYVFAPDDPGAAVRLLTDPSTRIVSLTVTEGGYNTDHVTGGFLTGQEHVAHDTAELRAGRTGDLRTFFGLVTAALAGRRAAGATPFTVMSCDNIQGNGDVARRAFTAFAEGVDADLAAWVRDHVAFPNSMVDRITPETTDDDRADIRRRGYVDAWPVVAEDYTQWVLEDSFTDGRPPLEEVGVEVVADVVPYELMKLRLLNASHQALCYLGYLAGHRMVHDVMADPRFRRFLLAYMEREATPTLRPLPGVDLDRYRHTLIERFGNTAVKDTVARLCAESSDRIPKWLLPVVRENLAAGRPVLLAAAVVAAWARYAEGTDEQGRPIRVVDRMADRLTAAAQGYRTDPLSFLRDREVFGDLVDEPRFTAAYARVLESLHTRGADATLDLLLAELDAEAAAGSE, from the coding sequence ATGACCGACCTGACCAGCACCGACCCCACCGGCACCGACCTCCCCCGGCTCAGCACCGCCGCCCTGCCCCGGATCGCGTCCGACACCTCCGCCACGACCCCGACGGCCGTGCCCTCCTACGACCGCGCGGCGACCCGCCCCGGCATCGTGCACATCGGCGTCGGCGGGTTCCACCGCGCCCACCAGGCGATGTACCTCGACCGGCTCATGACCCGCGGCCGGGCACTCGACTGGGCCGTGACCGGCCTCGGCGTCATGCCCTCCGACGTGCGGATGCGCGACGCCCTCACCGGCCAGGACCACCTGTACACCCTGACGACGAAGGCACCGGACGGCACCGAGGACCGGCGGGTCATCGGCAGCATCACCGGCTACGTCTTCGCCCCGGACGACCCGGGCGCCGCCGTCCGCCTGCTGACGGACCCGTCGACCCGGATCGTCAGCCTCACCGTCACCGAGGGCGGCTACAACACGGACCACGTCACCGGCGGGTTCCTCACCGGGCAGGAGCACGTCGCCCACGACACCGCCGAACTGCGGGCCGGGCGCACCGGCGACCTGCGGACCTTCTTCGGGCTCGTCACCGCCGCCCTCGCCGGGCGCAGGGCGGCCGGGGCGACCCCGTTCACGGTCATGAGCTGCGACAACATCCAGGGCAACGGGGACGTCGCCCGGCGGGCGTTCACCGCCTTCGCCGAGGGGGTCGACGCGGACCTCGCCGCGTGGGTGCGCGACCACGTCGCGTTCCCCAACTCGATGGTCGACCGGATCACCCCGGAGACGACCGACGACGACCGCGCGGACATCCGCCGGCGCGGCTACGTCGACGCCTGGCCCGTCGTCGCCGAGGACTACACGCAGTGGGTCCTCGAGGACTCCTTCACCGACGGCCGGCCGCCGCTCGAGGAGGTCGGCGTCGAGGTCGTCGCGGACGTGGTGCCCTACGAGCTCATGAAGCTGCGGCTCCTCAACGCCTCCCACCAGGCGCTGTGCTACCTCGGGTACCTCGCCGGCCACCGGATGGTCCACGACGTCATGGCCGACCCCCGCTTCCGGCGGTTCCTCCTGGCGTACATGGAACGGGAGGCCACGCCGACGCTCCGCCCGCTGCCCGGCGTCGACCTCGACCGGTACCGCCACACGCTCATCGAGCGGTTCGGCAACACCGCGGTGAAGGACACCGTCGCCCGGCTGTGCGCGGAGAGTTCCGACCGCATCCCGAAGTGGCTGCTCCCGGTCGTGCGCGAGAACCTCGCGGCCGGCCGGCCGGTGCTCCTCGCGGCCGCGGTCGTCGCCGCCTGGGCGCGGTACGCCGAGGGCACCGACGAGCAGGGCCGCCCGATCCGCGTCGTCGACCGGATGGCCGACCGGCTCACCGCCGCCGCGCAGGGGTACCGGACCGACCCGCTGTCCTTCCTCCGCGACCGCGAGGTCTTCGGCGACCTCGTCGACGAGCCCAGGTTCACCGCCGCGTACGCCCGCGTCCTGGAGTCCCTGCACACCCGGGGTGCGGACGCGACGCTGGACCTGCTCCTCGCCGAGCTCGACGCGGAGGCGGCCGCCGGGTCGGAGTGA
- a CDS encoding LacI family DNA-binding transcriptional regulator encodes MSPTPNPRPTITDVAAAAGVSTSTVSRVLRGDGRVADATRTRVTEVVRDLGYVPTAAARSMRGGSLRTGGGESLGLLIRNIDSPYYARLNLLLQKRLRARGFHVVQETVVGPHPVSEEELLANIASLRVRGILVASGSVPSPVLVEWSSRVPLVVVARPDPSPGVHCIANDEPANGRALAGHLHALGHRRIVVEVVDPAHSLGSHVRSAALVARARELGVEVTEYDVTAGHDVDDLVDRVVRGTGATAVACLHDRLLLAVWRGLRARGLSVPGDVSLTGSDGLTDGVDLLGLTTVRQPVERIAELAGDLVVDLVGGGGPDPADGPVRRTVPGWLLTGTTAGPPPRR; translated from the coding sequence ATGTCCCCCACCCCGAACCCCCGGCCGACCATCACCGACGTCGCCGCCGCCGCGGGGGTGTCGACGTCGACGGTCTCCCGGGTGCTCCGCGGGGACGGGCGGGTGGCGGACGCGACCCGGACCCGGGTCACGGAGGTCGTGCGTGACCTCGGGTACGTGCCGACGGCGGCGGCGCGGTCGATGCGCGGCGGGTCCCTGCGCACGGGCGGGGGCGAGTCCCTGGGCCTGCTCATCCGCAACATCGACTCGCCGTACTACGCGCGGTTGAACCTGCTGCTCCAGAAGCGGTTGCGCGCCCGGGGGTTCCACGTCGTCCAGGAGACGGTCGTCGGCCCGCACCCGGTGAGTGAGGAGGAGCTGCTCGCGAACATCGCCTCGCTGCGGGTGCGGGGCATCCTCGTCGCCAGCGGCAGTGTGCCGTCGCCGGTGCTCGTCGAGTGGTCGTCCCGGGTGCCGTTGGTCGTCGTCGCGCGGCCGGACCCGTCGCCGGGGGTGCACTGCATCGCGAACGACGAGCCGGCGAACGGCCGGGCGCTCGCCGGGCACCTGCACGCGCTCGGTCACCGGCGGATCGTCGTCGAGGTGGTGGACCCCGCCCACTCCCTCGGGTCCCACGTGCGCAGCGCGGCGCTCGTCGCGCGGGCGCGGGAGCTCGGCGTGGAGGTCACGGAGTACGACGTCACCGCCGGGCACGACGTGGACGACCTCGTCGACCGGGTGGTCCGGGGGACGGGGGCGACGGCGGTGGCGTGCCTGCACGACCGCCTGCTGCTCGCGGTGTGGCGGGGGCTGCGGGCCCGGGGCCTGTCGGTCCCCGGCGACGTGTCGTTGACGGGCAGCGACGGGTTGACCGACGGTGTCGACCTGCTGGGGTTGACGACGGTGCGGCAGCCCGTCGAGCGGATCGCGGAGCTCGCCGGGGATCTCGTCGTCGACCTCGTCGGGGGCGGGGGTCCGGACCCGGCCGACGGCCCGGTGCGCCGGACGGTCCCGGGCTGGTTGCTGACAGGGACGACGGCCGGTCCGCCGCCCCGCCGCTGA
- a CDS encoding extracellular solute-binding protein, with the protein MTRLSRPRAARTATRTVARTVAAALAATGLLGVAACGGGTAEQVTADGAVTVQFWYGVSGAAGDYLKQKVAEFNDAHRGRITVEASYQGGYEDTFAKLAASIQTGDVPTLMQASDVQSAYMRDSGIVEPVQDLLGADGRTVADGLLPIVRNYYETAGTLWSMPMFVSQPVMYLNNAVLREAGVDPAGLRTFDDVLGAAQTIHRVTGRAGLTFPVDSWWAEQFAAASDRLWCTPGNGVGDTRATALNADDPALLDLWDRLAAMYADGSLANLGTSGDKLVGALSAGTVGILFNSSGGLSAVEKAKIDVTVAPMPRVSDRTGSAPGGNSLWVLKEGKDGARLRAAAEFVRFVGSAAFQGDVLKTTGYLPSTAEAAQAARASADANRRVLLDNEARTPATPVTAGCHLGALNEVRADVRTAMARIAAGESPREQFAEVQDKAETAVRRYETRVEATQK; encoded by the coding sequence ATGACCCGCCTGTCCCGACCCCGCGCCGCCCGGACGGCCACCCGGACCGTCGCCCGGACCGTCGCCGCGGCCCTCGCCGCCACCGGCCTCCTCGGCGTCGCCGCGTGCGGTGGCGGCACCGCCGAACAGGTCACCGCCGACGGTGCCGTCACCGTCCAGTTCTGGTACGGCGTCTCCGGGGCGGCCGGGGACTACCTCAAGCAGAAGGTGGCGGAGTTCAACGACGCCCACCGCGGCCGCATCACCGTCGAGGCCTCCTACCAGGGCGGATACGAGGACACCTTCGCCAAACTCGCCGCGAGCATCCAGACCGGCGACGTGCCCACCCTCATGCAGGCCTCCGACGTGCAGTCCGCGTACATGCGGGACTCCGGCATCGTCGAACCCGTGCAGGACCTCCTCGGGGCCGACGGCCGTACCGTCGCCGACGGCCTCCTGCCCATCGTCCGCAACTACTACGAGACCGCCGGCACCCTGTGGTCCATGCCGATGTTCGTCTCCCAGCCGGTGATGTACCTCAACAACGCCGTGCTGCGGGAGGCGGGCGTCGACCCCGCCGGGCTGCGCACGTTCGACGACGTCCTCGGGGCCGCGCAGACGATCCACCGGGTGACCGGCCGGGCCGGGCTGACGTTCCCCGTCGACAGCTGGTGGGCCGAGCAGTTCGCCGCCGCGTCGGACCGGCTGTGGTGCACGCCCGGCAACGGCGTCGGCGACACCCGGGCCACCGCCCTCAACGCCGACGACCCGGCGCTGCTCGACCTCTGGGACCGGCTCGCGGCGATGTACGCCGACGGGTCCCTGGCCAACCTCGGCACGTCCGGCGACAAACTCGTCGGCGCGTTGAGCGCGGGCACCGTCGGCATCCTCTTCAACTCCTCCGGCGGCCTCTCCGCCGTCGAGAAGGCGAAGATCGACGTCACCGTCGCCCCCATGCCCCGGGTCTCGGACCGCACGGGGTCCGCCCCGGGCGGGAACTCGCTGTGGGTGCTCAAGGAGGGGAAGGACGGCGCCCGCCTCCGCGCGGCCGCCGAGTTCGTCCGTTTCGTCGGGTCCGCGGCCTTCCAGGGCGACGTGCTGAAGACCACCGGCTACCTGCCCTCGACCGCCGAGGCGGCGCAGGCCGCCCGGGCGTCCGCCGACGCGAACCGCCGGGTGCTCCTCGACAACGAGGCCCGCACCCCGGCCACGCCCGTCACCGCCGGCTGCCACCTCGGCGCCCTCAACGAGGTCCGCGCGGACGTGCGCACCGCCATGGCGCGGATCGCGGCCGGGGAGTCACCCCGGGAACAGTTCGCCGAGGTGCAGGACAAGGCCGAGACCGCCGTCCGGCGGTACGAGACGAGAGTGGAGGCGACCCAGAAGTGA
- a CDS encoding carbohydrate ABC transporter permease: MTTTTTTHPTRKPPRPARRPRRSRVTVGTVLTVVWLTLTALAVAAPVIYAVLGALHPTTALTGGIGGLVGDGWTLENIRNAWDRSSITDQLLNSVTVTVVQTAAQFVTAVLAAYALVFGRMRFTGVIAVALVVPMMLPQEVNILGNFLTVRQLGLYDQVPAIFLPFLANALTIFLFIQAFRRFPTEIHEAARLEGVGPLRFLVQFVLPLNAPVCMTALITSAVAAWNGYMWPLLVTMSDEVRTIQPGLKSLSSENSSDTGMVLAGLLLASLPMLVLVLLGQRHLSRGLTEGAVK, translated from the coding sequence GTGACCACCACGACCACGACACACCCGACCCGGAAACCCCCGCGCCCCGCGCGCCGCCCCCGGCGGTCCCGCGTGACCGTCGGCACCGTCCTCACGGTCGTGTGGCTCACGCTGACCGCCCTCGCCGTCGCCGCGCCCGTGATCTACGCCGTCCTCGGCGCGCTCCACCCGACGACCGCCCTCACCGGCGGGATCGGCGGGCTCGTCGGCGACGGGTGGACCCTCGAGAACATCCGCAACGCCTGGGACCGGTCGTCCATCACCGACCAGCTGCTCAACAGCGTCACCGTCACGGTCGTCCAGACCGCCGCCCAGTTCGTCACCGCGGTCCTCGCCGCGTACGCCCTGGTCTTCGGCCGGATGCGGTTCACCGGCGTCATCGCGGTGGCGCTCGTCGTCCCCATGATGCTGCCCCAGGAGGTCAACATCCTCGGCAACTTCCTCACCGTCCGGCAGCTCGGGCTCTACGACCAGGTCCCGGCGATCTTCCTGCCGTTCCTCGCGAACGCGCTGACGATCTTCCTGTTCATCCAGGCGTTCCGCCGGTTCCCGACGGAGATCCACGAGGCCGCCCGCCTCGAGGGCGTCGGACCGCTGCGGTTCCTCGTCCAGTTCGTCCTCCCCCTCAACGCGCCGGTGTGCATGACCGCGCTCATCACCTCCGCCGTCGCCGCGTGGAACGGCTACATGTGGCCGCTGCTCGTGACGATGTCGGATGAGGTGCGCACGATCCAGCCGGGCCTGAAGTCCCTGTCCAGCGAGAACTCCTCCGACACCGGGATGGTCCTCGCGGGCCTGCTCCTGGCGTCCCTGCCCATGCTCGTCCTCGTGCTGCTCGGCCAACGCCACCTCAGCCGGGGCCTGACGGAAGGAGCGGTGAAATGA
- a CDS encoding carbohydrate ABC transporter permease yields MTAPSPARARAAARRRPLWPWLFLLPALLLFAVFDYYPFLRAVVLSFQATDLFGRPAGWAGLENYTVMLSSGEFWSTFAWTLVFTVASTVVKLVLGLAIAVPLARRLRGTAVLRSAVLIPMAVSTAVGALIFSQILAPSVGPADQLADLVGLGPVGWLTDAGWARVSVLVVDTWAGISFVVLLLLAAIDGVPGDITEAAGLDGCTGLRYIRHMLVPSIAPMLLFLAVTQSVAALREFTVINALTGGGPAGATQTLVVDLYTRAFGDSTNDYSSAAASGMVLAVFIVVLSAVQFALSARKVTYR; encoded by the coding sequence GTGACCGCACCGAGCCCCGCCCGCGCCCGGGCCGCCGCCCGGCGCCGCCCCCTGTGGCCCTGGCTGTTCCTCCTGCCCGCCCTGCTCCTGTTCGCGGTGTTCGACTACTACCCGTTCCTCCGCGCCGTCGTCCTGTCCTTCCAGGCCACCGACCTCTTCGGCCGGCCCGCCGGGTGGGCCGGCCTGGAGAACTACACCGTCATGCTCTCCAGCGGCGAGTTCTGGTCCACCTTCGCCTGGACGCTCGTGTTCACCGTCGCCTCGACGGTCGTCAAGCTCGTCCTCGGCCTCGCGATCGCGGTGCCGCTCGCCCGCCGGCTGCGCGGCACCGCCGTCCTCCGCAGCGCCGTGCTCATCCCCATGGCCGTGTCCACCGCCGTCGGGGCCCTCATCTTCTCCCAGATCCTCGCCCCGTCCGTCGGCCCCGCCGACCAGCTCGCCGACCTCGTCGGCCTCGGCCCGGTCGGCTGGCTCACCGACGCGGGGTGGGCGCGGGTGTCCGTGCTCGTCGTCGACACGTGGGCCGGGATCTCCTTCGTCGTGCTCCTGCTCCTCGCCGCGATCGACGGCGTCCCCGGCGACATCACCGAGGCCGCGGGGCTCGACGGCTGCACGGGCCTGCGCTACATCCGCCACATGCTCGTGCCCTCGATCGCGCCGATGCTGCTCTTCCTCGCGGTGACCCAGTCCGTCGCGGCGCTGCGGGAGTTCACCGTCATCAACGCGCTCACCGGCGGCGGACCCGCCGGGGCCACGCAGACGCTCGTCGTCGACCTCTACACCCGGGCCTTCGGCGACTCCACCAACGACTACTCCAGTGCCGCGGCGAGCGGCATGGTCCTCGCGGTCTTCATCGTCGTCCTCTCGGCGGTGCAGTTCGCCCTGTCAGCACGGAAGGTGACGTACCGGTGA
- a CDS encoding ABC transporter ATP-binding protein has translation MSAIVFDNATLIHDNATTPSIDSLTLTVEDGEFMALVGPSGSGKSTTLRMIAGLEDVTSGAIRLGGRDVTGVAPADRDIAMVFQTYALYPHMTVGQNMEFALRMQGIDADERRTRVREVAALLGLADHLDRRPRDLSGGQRQRVAMGRAIARRPSVFLMDEPLSNLDAVLRVATRANIVDLQRRLGTTTVYVTHDQVEAMTMAHRIAVLADGRLQQVGTPRELYDRPGNLFVAGFLGSPSMNLLPLVLDGHGGATAHAGATTVAVPRDIREAAPTGRVTLGVRCEDLEFVTPDGPDADLTVTVRFVEDTGSDCYVRTVPGDQGVDDDHPVIVRTTRDAAPAAGTRVGLRIRPGAAHWFDTDGEGAIRP, from the coding sequence GTGTCAGCCATCGTCTTCGACAACGCCACCCTCATCCACGACAACGCCACGACCCCGTCCATCGACTCGCTCACCCTCACCGTCGAGGACGGCGAGTTCATGGCCCTCGTCGGCCCCTCCGGCAGCGGGAAGTCCACCACGCTGCGCATGATCGCCGGGCTGGAGGACGTCACCTCCGGCGCGATCCGGCTCGGCGGCCGCGACGTCACCGGCGTCGCCCCCGCCGACCGCGACATCGCCATGGTCTTCCAGACCTACGCCCTCTACCCCCACATGACCGTCGGGCAGAACATGGAGTTCGCCCTGCGCATGCAGGGCATCGACGCCGACGAACGCCGCACCCGCGTCCGCGAGGTCGCCGCGCTCCTCGGCCTCGCCGACCACCTCGACCGGCGGCCCCGCGACCTCTCCGGCGGCCAGCGGCAGCGCGTCGCCATGGGCCGGGCCATCGCCCGCCGCCCGTCCGTGTTCCTCATGGACGAGCCCCTGTCCAACCTCGACGCCGTCCTCCGCGTCGCCACCCGCGCGAACATCGTCGACCTCCAGCGCCGGCTCGGCACCACGACCGTCTACGTCACCCACGACCAGGTCGAGGCCATGACGATGGCCCACCGCATCGCCGTCCTCGCCGACGGCCGCCTCCAGCAGGTCGGCACGCCGCGCGAGCTCTACGACCGGCCCGGCAACCTCTTCGTCGCCGGGTTCCTCGGCTCGCCGTCGATGAACCTCCTCCCGCTCGTCCTCGACGGCCACGGGGGCGCGACCGCCCACGCCGGCGCCACGACCGTCGCCGTCCCCCGCGACATCCGGGAGGCCGCGCCGACCGGGCGGGTCACCCTCGGCGTCCGCTGCGAGGACCTGGAGTTCGTCACCCCGGACGGCCCCGACGCCGACCTCACGGTCACCGTGCGCTTCGTCGAGGACACCGGCAGCGACTGCTACGTCCGCACGGTGCCCGGGGACCAGGGGGTCGACGACGACCACCCCGTGATCGTCCGCACCACCCGGGACGCCGCCCCCGCGGCCGGGACCCGCGTCGGCCTGCGCATCCGCCCCGGCGCCGCGCACTGGTTCGACACCGACGGGGAGGGGGCGATCCGGCCGTGA
- a CDS encoding DNA-formamidopyrimidine glycosylase family protein, with product MPEGDSVLQLSERMQWMTGRTVTHCDIRVPRHATEDLTGRTVRRVWPYGKHFFIDAGGRILHTHLRMEGVWSVHRVGDRWRRPAHTARVVLRFPPQHPGGPAIETVGHSLGFVRLLDADEYPQVIGHLGPDILDPGWGDDGRAEAVRRLLARPGRPVGAALLDQRVVAGIGNEYRAEVCFLAGVDPRDSVAAVGEERAVRALDLARRTMWDNRSEPRRVFTGDRRPGWGNWVFGRADRPCRRCGTTLRTGVLGGPDAGGDDGELERIIWWCPHCQPRRGG from the coding sequence ATGCCGGAAGGGGACTCCGTCCTCCAGCTCTCCGAGCGGATGCAGTGGATGACCGGCCGCACCGTCACCCACTGCGACATCCGCGTGCCCCGCCACGCCACGGAGGACCTCACCGGCCGCACGGTGCGCCGGGTGTGGCCGTACGGCAAGCACTTCTTCATCGACGCCGGCGGGCGCATCCTCCACACCCACCTGCGGATGGAGGGGGTGTGGTCCGTCCACCGCGTCGGCGACCGGTGGAGGCGCCCGGCGCACACGGCGCGCGTCGTCCTCCGCTTCCCCCCGCAGCACCCCGGCGGCCCCGCGATCGAGACCGTCGGGCACAGCCTGGGGTTCGTGCGGCTCCTCGACGCGGACGAGTATCCGCAGGTCATCGGGCATCTGGGGCCGGACATCCTCGACCCCGGGTGGGGGGACGACGGCCGCGCCGAGGCCGTCCGGCGGCTCCTCGCGCGGCCCGGGCGGCCGGTCGGGGCGGCACTGCTGGACCAGCGGGTCGTCGCCGGGATCGGCAACGAGTACCGGGCGGAGGTGTGCTTCCTCGCCGGCGTGGACCCGCGGGACAGCGTCGCCGCGGTGGGGGAGGAGCGGGCCGTCCGGGCGCTGGACCTCGCCCGCCGGACGATGTGGGACAACCGGTCCGAACCCCGGCGGGTGTTCACCGGCGACCGGCGGCCGGGGTGGGGGAACTGGGTCTTCGGCCGCGCGGACCGGCCGTGCCGGAGGTGCGGGACGACGCTGCGCACCGGGGTCCTCGGGGGGCCGGACGCCGGGGGCGACGACGGCGAGCTCGAGCGCATCATCTGGTGGTGCCCGCACTGCCAGCCGCGGCGCGGGGGGTGA